From the genome of Solidesulfovibrio carbinolicus, one region includes:
- a CDS encoding DotA/TraY family protein — MKTFFIVLALLLCASTQAAAADVQIDLPSHVEIEKKSDLSAAMLKNLLGDVLTNVAGDIEDLANWTNPYAGLIVSVLATLNLAALTCLSALILYMWGIFSVSTAHEGKKLGGGTYNSLWVPVRHASAFALTVPVLKGLSLLQVAIVACISLSINLANAVWDASAKILAETSQNIVSLTSNTLSEEAYAFLPTMFSAAVVQNLDELQRSSYWETTPETSETIIRASKYYVVEKKDNRISLYARSIQGTDKGMLGSVSYAYPAGDDEKSSLQRQIADARIAAAETLWEGMRGIASQYIESDNALASIVKITRGSTSAKNYKDLIKEYVTNVTETTKEAASAYLSNNADWQAKVKKALDFDGTTTKKGWFGAGLYNFSVASLQRDADDLLLVHPEFSVIDNSAVKKVLSPAGWQVWTGIANAGWSPAAIAAFVNSAGYFSSKILENYSYTASVQADGKGGGLQGWIEKIASKLVMSNDMAGGDIGDVGILAGVLRQFESKDPFVVIAAMGNRLISAGYAAFGTAGLSGVASLIVGFADKIPGANGILGVSSMITSAAFVIGAALVTCGVVLAYICPITPFLYWIRALVTWIFLVVESLVAAPFWACIHALPKGEGFAGEAARKGYLLLIDIVIRPVLLVLGTVFAIAVVRVCGHMYYVLFSAWFVSNGEFIKMGLTANLVYTVVVIASMYGLIVLVFTKGIGYLPSQMSKWIGSAQSGGLGDENDMHQQSGRAVAMFGGHVTSLGNMAANRLGTGPRPQLPKEPGKEDKTGSKKGEIGPGMAQLPAGGPKNGGGGGGAAAKPASPSRPGAAGEGIMGNAGLGEAQGQGQGLGQGGGAKPAGTATSPAPAAGGDLGQGIADAGSAAASGQDQGQGQGQGMAGGKSRAAFENLLGPGLAGLDKKNS, encoded by the coding sequence ATGAAAACCTTCTTCATTGTGCTGGCGCTGCTTTTGTGCGCCAGCACGCAGGCGGCAGCGGCAGACGTGCAAATTGACCTTCCCTCGCACGTGGAAATTGAGAAAAAGTCGGATTTGAGCGCGGCAATGCTCAAAAACCTCCTCGGCGATGTTTTGACCAATGTCGCGGGCGACATTGAAGATTTGGCAAACTGGACAAATCCGTATGCCGGATTGATCGTTTCTGTTCTCGCAACGCTCAATTTAGCTGCATTGACGTGTTTGTCAGCGCTAATTCTTTATATGTGGGGCATTTTCTCTGTTTCTACAGCGCATGAAGGCAAAAAGTTGGGTGGTGGCACATATAACAGCTTATGGGTTCCGGTGCGCCATGCGTCTGCATTCGCGTTGACCGTTCCAGTTCTTAAAGGGCTTTCTTTGCTGCAAGTGGCAATTGTCGCCTGCATTTCGCTAAGTATCAATCTTGCTAACGCGGTTTGGGATGCAAGCGCAAAAATCCTTGCTGAAACAAGCCAAAATATCGTTTCGTTGACAAGCAACACGCTTTCCGAGGAAGCGTATGCATTTCTCCCCACGATGTTTTCCGCTGCCGTTGTGCAAAATTTAGACGAACTGCAAAGAAGTTCGTATTGGGAAACAACCCCCGAAACAAGCGAAACAATTATCAGGGCCTCAAAATACTATGTTGTCGAAAAAAAGGACAACAGAATTTCGCTTTATGCTCGAAGCATTCAAGGGACTGACAAAGGGATGCTTGGGAGCGTTTCCTATGCTTATCCCGCCGGGGATGACGAAAAATCTTCTCTTCAACGGCAAATTGCGGATGCGCGTATTGCAGCAGCAGAAACGCTGTGGGAAGGAATGCGGGGCATCGCGAGTCAATACATTGAGTCTGACAATGCGCTTGCTTCTATCGTCAAAATCACCCGGGGCAGCACGTCTGCCAAAAATTATAAAGATTTAATCAAGGAGTACGTTACAAACGTCACGGAAACGACAAAAGAGGCCGCTTCAGCTTATTTGTCAAACAACGCGGATTGGCAAGCCAAAGTCAAGAAAGCACTTGATTTTGACGGAACAACGACGAAAAAAGGGTGGTTTGGGGCCGGGTTATACAATTTTTCGGTCGCGTCGCTTCAAAGAGATGCAGACGACCTTTTGTTAGTCCATCCCGAATTTTCGGTCATTGATAACAGCGCTGTCAAAAAAGTGCTTTCGCCTGCCGGTTGGCAGGTTTGGACCGGAATCGCGAACGCGGGGTGGAGTCCCGCAGCAATTGCGGCATTTGTCAACTCTGCCGGCTATTTTTCATCCAAAATCCTCGAAAACTACTCATACACTGCATCAGTGCAAGCAGACGGAAAAGGGGGAGGTTTACAGGGCTGGATTGAAAAAATCGCATCAAAGCTCGTTATGAGCAATGATATGGCCGGTGGAGATATTGGCGATGTTGGCATTTTGGCCGGGGTTTTGAGGCAATTTGAGTCAAAAGACCCGTTTGTTGTGATTGCAGCGATGGGAAACCGCTTAATCAGTGCGGGATATGCGGCATTTGGCACAGCAGGACTTTCCGGCGTTGCTAGCCTGATTGTCGGCTTCGCCGACAAAATTCCAGGCGCAAATGGAATCCTGGGCGTTTCGTCGATGATTACGAGCGCGGCGTTCGTGATCGGGGCCGCATTAGTCACTTGCGGCGTCGTTTTGGCTTACATTTGTCCAATAACCCCATTTCTGTATTGGATTCGGGCATTAGTGACGTGGATTTTTCTTGTCGTGGAAAGCTTGGTTGCGGCCCCTTTTTGGGCATGTATCCACGCTTTACCAAAGGGGGAAGGGTTTGCCGGCGAAGCGGCCCGAAAAGGCTATCTTTTGTTGATTGATATTGTAATTCGGCCGGTCCTGCTCGTTCTAGGAACCGTTTTTGCAATTGCCGTCGTCCGTGTGTGCGGGCACATGTATTATGTCCTGTTTTCTGCTTGGTTCGTCTCAAATGGCGAATTCATCAAAATGGGGCTGACCGCGAACCTTGTCTATACAGTTGTCGTCATTGCGTCGATGTACGGCTTGATTGTGCTCGTTTTTACCAAAGGCATCGGCTATTTGCCGTCCCAGATGTCGAAATGGATCGGAAGTGCTCAAAGCGGAGGCTTGGGCGACGAAAACGATATGCATCAACAATCCGGGCGTGCAGTTGCGATGTTTGGGGGACATGTGACAAGTCTTGGCAACATGGCCGCAAATCGGCTCGGAACTGGTCCTAGGCCGCAATTGCCAAAGGAGCCGGGGAAAGAAGACAAAACAGGGAGCAAAAAAGGGGAAATTGGGCCGGGGATGGCTCAATTGCCGGCCGGTGGGCCGAAAAACGGTGGCGGTGGCGGTGGCGCGGCGGCCAAGCCCGCCAGCCCGTCCCGCCCCGGTGCGGCGGGTGAGGGGATCATGGGCAATGCGGGCCTCGGCGAAGCCCAAGGCCAAGGCCAAGGCCTGGGCCAGGGCGGCGGCGCAAAGCCGGCCGGGACAGCGACCAGCCCAGCCCCGGCGGCCGGTGGCGACCTCGGCCAGGGCATCGCCGACGCCGGCAGTGCGGCGGCCAGCGGCCAGGATCAGGGCCAAGGCCAAGGCCAGGGCATGGCCGGCGGGAAGTCCAGGGCGGCTTTCGAAAACCTCCTGGGGCCGGGATTGGCTGGATTAGACAAGAAAAACAGCTAG